The Haloarcula laminariae genomic sequence ACCAGGTCTTCTTCGACACCTTCAACCGCTTCTCGACGCGGTCGCTGTACAACTGGGCGCTCCCGATGGGGTCGCGCCTGTACTCCCGCTGGGAGATAGACCGACTGCTCGACGGCGCCGACCTCGAACTCGCCGAGGAGTCACACGACTGGGTGCTCCCCTACGGTTTCTACCGGAAGATTCCCAACGAGCTGGCCGCGTCCTTCCGCTCTATCGACACGGCCATCGGCGGGACGCCGCTGGGCGACAAGGTCGCGTCGGTCTCGTACTGGAACACGCGCGTCTCGCCCCAATAGCGGCTCGGGGCCTTCAGTCGTCTCCGTCGCTGATACCGCCGCTAACTGCTGTTCGAGCCCGCTGACCGTGTCGTCTATCCCGAGTGCCCTGCTGTCCCCTCCCACGGTGGTCCGTCGCCCGCGAGTTTTATGCGGCTCCGGGGTCGAATCGTGGACTATGGAGCTATCGGTAGTGGTCCCGACGCTGAACGGCCGGGAGGAGCTGGCCGGCTGTCTGGACGCACTCGCCGAGCAGGTGCCCGACGCCGAGGTCATCGTCGTCAACGGGCCCTCTGCCGATGGCACGACCGGGATGGTCCAGGACCGGTCGGACGTCGACGTGCTGGTCGAAATCGCGGACCGCTCGGTCACCGTCGCCCGCAACGCCGGGCTGGACCGGGCGACGGGCGACATCGTGGCGCTGGTGAGTCACACTCTCTCCGTCGAGGACGGGTGGCGCGAGGCCGTCCGGACGGGGACCGAATCGCACGCGGTCGTTACCGGCCCGACCCACGAGCGACTCACCGCGGGGATGACGACCGAGTCCAAGGAGTCACGGACCATCGCCGGGCGCGAGGTGACGTATTTCAACGCCGGCAACGTCGCCTTCCGGCGCGAGGCACTCGACGCGCTCGACGGGTTCGACGAGTACCTGGAGATAGGGAGTTCCCGCGACGTGGCCCACCGGCTGGCCGAGCGGGAGTACAGCGTCGGGTGGAACAGCGGGATGTGCGTGCGGCGGGAGTTCGAGGCCGACGGCGGCATCCGGGAACGGGACTGGCACTGGAAGTACCGGTCGCTGGCCTACCGGATGGTGAAAAACTACGGGGTTCGGCCGACGGTCGTTCGGCGGCTGGTGACCCACGCCGGCGGCGACGCCGTCGAGGCCCTGAAAGGCGTCGCCCGGGGGGACACCGCCCCGTCGCAGTGGTTCTCGACCGGGCGGGACGTCGTCGGCGGCACCGGAGCAGGGAGCAAGGACGGCTTCCTCGCGCGGTACCGCGGCGGCGAGAACCCCAACGGCCGGTCGGTCCGGGCCGACCGCGCCGTTACGGTGTACGACTGGCGGTAGCGACCCGCCTCAGAGCTGTCGGGGGGCGAGCGGCTCGACGACTCGCCCCGCGTTGTTCGAGAACACCTTCTTCATCGCGTCCTCGGGTACGTCCAGCGTGAGAATCTCCATCACCGCGACGTTCGGATGGGTGTGCGGGGCGCCGCTACCGAAGAGGACGCGGTCGGGATGCTCCCGGATAGCCCGCTCCAGCAGGTCCCGATAGCGGACGACGCTCGTGTCCAGATACAGCCGGTCGTGGTCGTCCAGCAGGTCTATCGCCTCGTCCATCAGGGAGACGCGGAGCGGGTGGCCCCCGAAGTGTGAGAGGACGACGGGGATGTCGTAGCCCAATAGCTCGTCGGCGACAGTCGAGGGGGGAACGTCGTCGCCGCCGTGGACCAGCACCGGCAGGTCGACGTCGGCCAGCTGCTCGAGCACCGGTTCGCTCGGCAGTCCGTCCTTGGCCGGGTGGAGCTTGAAGCCGTAGAAGCGGTCGTCGTACGCGTACTGCTCGATGTCCTCGGGGGTGGTGTGGTCGCCGTCGCCGCGGCCGGTCAGGTTCCGGAGCCGGGAGCCGGCCCCGCCGCCGGGCTCCCGGGCGCCGTCGATACGGGCGAACGCCACCAGCGGTCGGCCGACAGACATCCGGGCGACGGCGTTGTTGGCCTTCAGATACTCCCCTTCGCGGGCGTTCGGATAGACGACGGCCCGGACCACGCCGGCCTGGTGCATCTCCCGTTCGAGCTGTTCGGGGTCCCCCAGGCCGGGCCGGGGTCGGCGCTCCTCGTCCGGCTCCACGCGCGCGTGGACGTCGACCACTCGAAAGCCGTGCTCCAGCTCCAGCATCTATTTGACATGGGGTGAACCTGCTAATAAATCATCGGGACGTGCCAGCACGGATACCGGCCCGTCCGCGGCTGCGTCGGACTCTCCTCCGTCGGTCGGGGCGACCCCTCGACCGTTACATTTATATAGAACCGCTTGCGATGAATTAAGTGAGGCTACACAGCTATGTCATCTGGCCAGCGACGCATGGGCGGCCAGCCCCTCTTCATTCTTGACGAGGACGCCCAGCGCACACACGGGAAGGACGCACAGTCGTCGAACATCTCCGCCGGTAAGGCCGTCAGCGAGTCCGTACGGACCACGCTCGGCCCGCGGGGAATGGACAAGATGCTCGTCTCCGACAGCGGCGACGTCGTCATCACGAACGACGGCGCGACCATCCTCTCGGAGATGGACATCGAACACCCCGCCGCGCAGATGATCGTCGAGGTCGCCCAGACCCAGGAGGACGAGGTCGGCGACGGGACGACCACGGCGTCCGTGCTGGCCGGCGAACTGCTCGCGAAAGCCGAGGACCTGCTCGACGACGACGTCCACCCGACGACCATCGTCGAGGGGTACCACGAGGCCGCGGCCCTCGCACAGGAAGCAATCGAGGCCGAAGTGCTGGACGTCGAACTCGACGACGACACGCTCGTCGAGGTCGCCGAGTCCTCGATGACCGGCAAGGGCACCGGCGACGTCGACGCCGAGCGCCTGGCCGAAGTCATCGTCGAGGCCGTCCGCCACGCCAAGACCGACGACGGGGTCCTGCGGGAGAACATCGACGTCCACACCCAGACCGGCGCGGCCACCTCCGCGACCGAACTCGTCGAGGGCGTCATTATCGACGACACGCCCGTCCACGACAACATGCCCCGCTCGGTCGAGGACGCCGCCGTCGCCGTCCTCGACGCCGAGCTCGACGTCAAGGAGAGCAACGTCGACGCCCAGTACAACGTCACCAACGTCGACCAGCTCAACGCCGCGCTCGACGCCGAGGAGTCCGAGCTGTCGGGCTACGCCGAAGCGGTCGTCGAGTCGGGCGCCGACGTCGTCTTCGTCACCGACGACGTCGCCGACCGCGTCGCCTCCCAGCTGGCGAAAGCCGGCGTACTCGCCGTCGAGTCCGTCAGTTCCTCGACCGCGAAGGACATCGTCGAGACCACCGGCGCCAAGCGCGTCGGCTCCGTCGAGGACCTCGGCGAGGACGCCCTGGGTCTCGCCGAGACCATCGGCGTCGAGAAGCACGGTGACGACGAAGTGACGTTCATCCAGGGCGGCGCGGCCGCCCAGAAGGTCACCGTCTTCGCTCGCGGCTCGACCGAACACGTCGTCGACGAGATCGAGCGCGCGCTCAACGACGCGCTGGACGTGACCATCGCCGCCCTCGACGCCGGTGGTGTCGTCCCCGGCGCCGGTGCGACCGAAATCGCCGCCGCCGACCACATCCGCGACTCCGCGGCGTCCATCGAGGGCCGCAAACAGCTCGCCGTCGAGGCCTTCGCAGACGCCATCGACGTCCTCCCGCGCACGCTCGCGGAGAACACCGGCCTCGACGCCATCGACGCCCTGGTCGACCTGCGCTCGCGCCACGAGAGCGAGGGCATCGCCGGCGTCATCAGCGAGGGCCAGACGGGCGTCGTCGACGACCCCGTCGACTACGGCATCATCGACCCCGCCGCTGTCAAGCGCGAAGCCGTCGACTCGGCCACCGAGGCCGCGACGATGATCGTCCGCATCGACGACGTCATCTCGTCTAGTTAGACAACCGAGCGTCCCGTCGCGAGGTCCTGACTCGACGAGAGTTCGAGTCGAGCTACCGAGGTCGCCACGCGACCTCGAACGAGCCGCGGGCCGGAGCCCGAGCGGTCCGGCCCGTCGCCACCCCGAACTCACCCGCTTTTATCGGACAGCGCCACGTCTGGCTCAGTTTTCACGCACTGTCGCCCCTAGCGCCCCGCCACGCTGAAACCGCTGGCTCGCGAAGCGTACAGCCCAATGGGCGACTCCGATCT encodes the following:
- a CDS encoding glycosyltransferase family 2 protein; the encoded protein is MELSVVVPTLNGREELAGCLDALAEQVPDAEVIVVNGPSADGTTGMVQDRSDVDVLVEIADRSVTVARNAGLDRATGDIVALVSHTLSVEDGWREAVRTGTESHAVVTGPTHERLTAGMTTESKESRTIAGREVTYFNAGNVAFRREALDALDGFDEYLEIGSSRDVAHRLAEREYSVGWNSGMCVRREFEADGGIRERDWHWKYRSLAYRMVKNYGVRPTVVRRLVTHAGGDAVEALKGVARGDTAPSQWFSTGRDVVGGTGAGSKDGFLARYRGGENPNGRSVRADRAVTVYDWR
- a CDS encoding amidohydrolase family protein codes for the protein MLELEHGFRVVDVHARVEPDEERRPRPGLGDPEQLEREMHQAGVVRAVVYPNAREGEYLKANNAVARMSVGRPLVAFARIDGAREPGGGAGSRLRNLTGRGDGDHTTPEDIEQYAYDDRFYGFKLHPAKDGLPSEPVLEQLADVDLPVLVHGGDDVPPSTVADELLGYDIPVVLSHFGGHPLRVSLMDEAIDLLDDHDRLYLDTSVVRYRDLLERAIREHPDRVLFGSGAPHTHPNVAVMEILTLDVPEDAMKKVFSNNAGRVVEPLAPRQL
- the thsA gene encoding thermosome subunit alpha translates to MGGQPLFILDEDAQRTHGKDAQSSNISAGKAVSESVRTTLGPRGMDKMLVSDSGDVVITNDGATILSEMDIEHPAAQMIVEVAQTQEDEVGDGTTTASVLAGELLAKAEDLLDDDVHPTTIVEGYHEAAALAQEAIEAEVLDVELDDDTLVEVAESSMTGKGTGDVDAERLAEVIVEAVRHAKTDDGVLRENIDVHTQTGAATSATELVEGVIIDDTPVHDNMPRSVEDAAVAVLDAELDVKESNVDAQYNVTNVDQLNAALDAEESELSGYAEAVVESGADVVFVTDDVADRVASQLAKAGVLAVESVSSSTAKDIVETTGAKRVGSVEDLGEDALGLAETIGVEKHGDDEVTFIQGGAAAQKVTVFARGSTEHVVDEIERALNDALDVTIAALDAGGVVPGAGATEIAAADHIRDSAASIEGRKQLAVEAFADAIDVLPRTLAENTGLDAIDALVDLRSRHESEGIAGVISEGQTGVVDDPVDYGIIDPAAVKREAVDSATEAATMIVRIDDVISSS